CGGAGATGAACCCAGAATCGGACTCCCAAACCGATACCGACTTCGGAAGGCATGACGTCGGCTGTCCACGTCGCCTACACGGCAACGCACCCCATGAGGTCCCAGCGCACGCAGCACCGCTAAACCCGTTGGCGAAGCCCCAAGTACAAATACCGTCGGAAAAGTCATATGAGCCCCGTGCCCCGACTCACTTTGAAGACCCGATGCCGTTGTTTATTCGGTTTTCTCATGCATTTGATTCGCGGAACCCGCACCCGATATCGGACGACCCTGCATTGCGCTGCCGTCAGCCCATAGCTCCGGGAACCGCGACTGTGAACTGTGATTTCCGATCGCGTATCTCGAAGGATAACCGATTGCCCCGATAATAAGGTACACGTTTGCAACCTGGAGACGCCATCGCATCATTGGTCCTCCGTTTGTGGTGACGCCGGAATAGCCGAAGGTGATTGCTCCGGCGATAATCAGCAGCGGCATGAAGGAAAAACGATGATACACCCAGACTCTGCGTACCCCTCGATAAAGTTTTGGGATCATTACCATGACAATGAGCACTTCAGGGATGGCCATCCACTGGCGGATACTGTCGAGACTCCCGGGATTGACGCTCATCACAAAAAAATAAAGCCCCACGGCAATGCTCTGGACCGTACTAACGATTTCTCGGCCGATTGTGGGCGCGTCTCCACGAGCAAACATCGCTCCACTACCATGATTCAGACGGTCACGCGCGACATTGGCAAAATCAAGGGCAGACTCATAGCTCATCAGATGGGCAGCTTTACCTGTTACGAACGCCTTTTCGATCCCCGCCATCGCTCCGACGACAGCGAACACAAGCAGAAAAAGAAACGCTCTCTTGACCAACCGGGAGGCCTGCCGGGATTTCACAAAAACAACAGTCACCAACCATGAAAAGGGAATCAGGACCAGGACGATCACGAACATATATGTCCGAAACCCGGCTGTCAGCAGAAGGCCGACAAACAGAGCACCGATATCACGTGGTTTTCCGTTGACACTCATGGCAACCAGTCCCAGAAATATGAAACACATGGCCAGCGTGCTGAAGCTGTCACGGACAGGAAGCGTCGAATAATAGACCTGGGTGGGAAACCATGCGGCCCACTGCGCTGCCCGCATGGAAGTGGGACCATCGGTGATATAGCGGGAAATTCTCCAGATCACGACACAGGTGAACGCCCCTGCAAGGCACGTCATCACTCGCAGCATGAACAGCGAATCAAATGTCAGGAAGAAGATTCCACCGACGATGTAGTAAAACAGAAAGTTAATGACACCTTCGACACGTTGTGGCCACTCGGTTGTACCGCCGCTGCGGTAATACTCAGCAATTTGACTGCCGGCAGCGGTGTACACGAAACCATCTTTTGTCAACCGCAACGTACGATCCAGTTCTGTCACGTTAAAGAACACGGCCAGGGCAAGTCGTACCAGCAGTGCAGTGACAAACAGCCGTTTTAGGGCCAATTTTTCCGCAGGATGTATAATGCGACGGTCTATGGTGCTGTCCCGGAACAAATCAGGTTTCGGTGCAGGTCGAGAAGACCATTCACATACCACCTCGGATGAAAACGCGAATTCCGCAGGTCAGACGCGTCCGGAAAACGCCGGGACAAACGGCGTTTGTCACCGACCATGTCCGCCATCGCGCGAGAGAGGACACCGGGATTCTCCGGTGGAACGAGATTCGAATTTTCAACAATTTCGGGAATCCCTCCACAATTGGCAGCAATAACCGGTAAGCCGGTGGCCATGGCCTCGAGCAACGCGATTCCAAGCCCTTCGTTGACGGAAGGAAACACGAAGACGTCCATCGCAGCCAGGAATTCAGCGGGACTGGGACGTTGCCCAACCCAGATGACAGAATCCAGATCGGCGGACATGTTCCTTAACTCTTCGCCAAGCGGCCCGTCACCAACAATCAACAGCCGAACGGACTGATGATCGGTCGTATCAAGTATCAACCTCCAGGCATCGAGAAGTACGCGGTGTCCCTTTTCACGTCGCAATGTGCTGACGGTGCCGAAAACAACAGTGTCGTCGGGAATTCCCAGTTTCTTTCGAACACGTTGTCGCGACGATTCATTTGCGCCATCGAGTGACTGCATATCAACGCAGTTATGCAGTACACGGAATCGACGTTCCGGAAGACGAAGCCCCTGCTGAGCAAAACGTTTGACACTGTGAGAACAGCAAAGAACGGAATCGGCACGAGCACACACCATCCGGTCAAGAAAGCGATGGTACCAGCGCTTCCAGTGGTAATGACCGTGCTCCTCAATAACGACCGGTCCAGTCCCGGCCAGAATCGAGGCTAACGTCGTATGCAGGTTCGTCAAAAACTGTCCGCCGTGGATGATCCGTGGTCGAATGCGACTGATGTAGGATGCCAGTTTCAATGTTGTGCGCAGGCTATAAATTTTTCCCGAGACATCGAGAACATCCGTAGGGATTCCCAGACGCCGGACAGCGCCAACCAACTCTCCGGAGTCGCGAAACACACACACTCGACAGGGGATCTCCTGACGACGCAACTCCTGTAACACTGTCACTCTGAGTTGTTCCGCTCCTCCCAGTCTCAGTCTGCTGTGGACGAACAGAATCTCGTTTTCCGATCCGCTTCCGGTAATCGTCAATTTAATTCCTGCAGCAGCGTCCTGTAGACCTGTATCGTTTCCCGAACAACTAAACGCTCGTCGAATCGCTCTTCCATTCGACGTCGTCCGGCCGTGCCCATCGCCTGTCGCAATTCTGCGTCAGCCAACAGTTTCAGTATGGCATTCCCAACTGATGGGCCGTCATGTGGCGGAACCAGAATTCCGTTGACGCCGTCTTCAACCACTTCACGACAACCCGGCACATCGGTGGTAACAATCGGAATTCCGCTGGAGGCCGCCTCAAGAAGAGACCTCGGAACGCCTTCACGGTAGGATGGAAGAACAACGACATCTGTCTCTTTCAGGACCTCGGCCATGTCGCCAACATGTCCGCGAAACTCGATCCCGTCAAGTGTCTTCCATTGCGTCAGCTGATCCGATGAAACCGCCGAACGATTCCCCTGGTCTACGGTCCCACAAACCAGCACACGTGGCGGACAGGACATCCTGCTGTGGACAGCCGCAATCCCCTCCATGAATTCATAGATCCCTTTCTCGCGAATTAATCGCCCGATGAACGTGACGGTAAGTTGAGCATCCCTGGCAGGAATCCGCGGGCGGAAACGTGACAGGTCGACACCCGATCCGTTAATCAGTGTCGACGACGCCCGAACCTTCGGAACAATCGCGGAAATCTCATCCAGATCGTCTTTGTTCTGAAATGTGCTTCGAGTGCGGGCACCGTACAGACTTCTTGCATACCACTGCAAAGCGCCGCTGCGCGCCAGTCCGGTGAGTCCCGCAGACTGTTTCCCCATAAAATAGTATGGAAGTCCGGTGACGCAGTTGATGACTCCCGGAACGCCTGCCAGCCGCGCTGCAATTGTTCCGAAAAGCACAGGTTTCACGGTGAAGTGATGTACGATCTGCGGACGGAGCCGTCTGTAAAGACGCCGCAGTCGATCGATTGAAGCCACCGCCGAAAGCGGGTTGATACTACGCCGGTCGTGGAACCAGGCGTGACAAGTGAGTCCCGCACATTCCAGTTCGCGTTCAAATCCATCCGGTGTCGCAACAGCTTCGACATCCAGCCCTGCCTCGTCACGCAGCCCCTGGACAAGCTTCATCCGAAAGTTAAAAATATTCCAGGCGGTATTTGAGACAAGCAGAACGCGCATCGGCAGCCGTAATTTCTATCCCCGGTTCCTCATGTCTCGCGGATTGAACAAACAACCGCCGCTGACATTACGATCCATCAGGTTCAGGAACCGTGAAATCAGTTCTCCGTTCCGGCAACATCGTTGAGCAGTCTCCGCCGAAGCGAACCGCCACGCCTGCTGCAAAGGCACCGCCAGCGTAACTGACATAAGATCAAGCTGATTCCCGGCGGGACAGAACAGCGTCTTTGAACACAGAAGTCGTAAAATTTGTACAACATCCAGATCAAACGGATAGATCAGTACGGAAGTCAGCCGACCTCAATTATTCAAAGGATGACTGCAAGAGCGGTCTCTGGATTCGATCTGCCGGCGCAAACTCCGTTCTCCTGGGTGACATTTAGTCAGCTTTCCCAGTGACAACCGGTAGTACTGAGACACAGAATGAAATCAATTGCCACACGTTTCTGAAAGAAACTACAGAGCCCTGCCTCACTAATCCGCAGCTAAAAATCTCAGGGCGCTAACACCAAGAAACTTGCCAAACACGCATTAAACAAAGTGAGGAGCTTACGGAAAATGTGTGATTTTGATCGCTTTGAGGGTCTCAGGAACCCGGCCGAACTACCGTGACACAGCATCAGTGCCAACAACACGATTGATCAGGCAATGGTTCTTTTCATTGGTTTCAGGAGGCGTATTTAAATTACGCCACCCAAATGGCAAATAGCCAGCAAACGGGCAGGTTTATATCCAGCCTGAAAGCTGGTTTACAAGATTTCTGTTATGCCGCGAACATGGTGGGATTTCAAGGAATGTTTTCAACATTGTGAGCCCAATACCTAACCAATAAGATCGATTGCAACGATCATACGAGCAACGCAGTTCACGTCACGGAAGCCGCAGGCCTGGCGTTTCAGAATCCTGATTTTGTTGTTTGTGTTTTCAAGCTATCCGGCGGAAATCAGGGATGATCTCAGTTCACGATACCGTTGCGATGTATGTGCAGCATTATGGCCATTGTTTGCACGACTCGAACGCCGAAGGCTCTGGCAGAGGCAAGAAAAGCTTTGTATATGAATTGTTCCGGGCCGCACTTTCAAAAGCTGACCTCCCGTACGGTCGAACATCTGCAACGTTCCACTCTTGGGGTTTGACAAACATAACATCGTCCGCAATTTGAAAGTTCATGGACGTCACATGCTGAAACCCTGTTACAACAATTGCCCGATACGACATCGACGTGGATAGCTCGGTCTGCGTAGCAATGTAACATCTGTATCAGATCAGTTCCTGGATCACTTCCCCTTCGGACAGGATCGGAATCGGACGTCCGGAACGATTGAAGAGATTCGTCCGGGGATCGATTCCCAGGTGCCGATACATCGTGGCCAGAACGTCGTGAGGACTGACGGGGCGGTCTGCAGGAACGGCACCTTTCGCGTCCGACGCTCCAATAATCTGACCTGTCTTCAGTCCACCACCAATCATTGCCACGCAGAATACGTTTGGCCAATGGTCACGTCCGACGCATTTGTTGATCAGTGGAGTT
The DNA window shown above is from Fuerstiella sp. and carries:
- a CDS encoding glycosyltransferase — protein: MTITGSGSENEILFVHSRLRLGGAEQLRVTVLQELRRQEIPCRVCVFRDSGELVGAVRRLGIPTDVLDVSGKIYSLRTTLKLASYISRIRPRIIHGGQFLTNLHTTLASILAGTGPVVIEEHGHYHWKRWYHRFLDRMVCARADSVLCCSHSVKRFAQQGLRLPERRFRVLHNCVDMQSLDGANESSRQRVRKKLGIPDDTVVFGTVSTLRREKGHRVLLDAWRLILDTTDHQSVRLLIVGDGPLGEELRNMSADLDSVIWVGQRPSPAEFLAAMDVFVFPSVNEGLGIALLEAMATGLPVIAANCGGIPEIVENSNLVPPENPGVLSRAMADMVGDKRRLSRRFPDASDLRNSRFHPRWYVNGLLDLHRNLICSGTAP
- a CDS encoding glycosyltransferase family 4 protein, which translates into the protein MRVLLVSNTAWNIFNFRMKLVQGLRDEAGLDVEAVATPDGFERELECAGLTCHAWFHDRRSINPLSAVASIDRLRRLYRRLRPQIVHHFTVKPVLFGTIAARLAGVPGVINCVTGLPYYFMGKQSAGLTGLARSGALQWYARSLYGARTRSTFQNKDDLDEISAIVPKVRASSTLINGSGVDLSRFRPRIPARDAQLTVTFIGRLIREKGIYEFMEGIAAVHSRMSCPPRVLVCGTVDQGNRSAVSSDQLTQWKTLDGIEFRGHVGDMAEVLKETDVVVLPSYREGVPRSLLEAASSGIPIVTTDVPGCREVVEDGVNGILVPPHDGPSVGNAILKLLADAELRQAMGTAGRRRMEERFDERLVVRETIQVYRTLLQELN